The following nucleotide sequence is from Bacillota bacterium.
CCCCGATCTACATCATGATGAAGTTGGTTGAGTTCACGCTTGACCCCCAGAACATTATCTTCGAAAGACCCGACGAAGAGGAATGCCATTGAAAAAATCCCCGGTTTCACCCGCTGTCCGTTTATTTTTTTCAAACATGCACTCCCAATTTTAACTGAAAAGAGCAGGAAACCATCAATTGGATGGAGAAATTAGCTATTACAGTTGATTGTTGCCGCGAGGGAACACGGGGGAAACAAGAAATGCAGATTGAAAATATCTTTGTGGTCGGTGCAGGCCAGATGGGGAGTGGGATTGCCCAGGTCAGTTCACAGGCCGGTTGCAGGGTTTGCATGCATGATGTGGCAGGCGCTTCCTTGAAACAAGGCATGGACAATATTGCCCGCAGCCTTGATCATCTACTTTCCAGGGGAAGAATCTCGGAGAAGGAACGGGAAGAAATATTTTCCCGGATAGACACGAGCTCTGATCTTGAACGAGCCGAAGATGCGGATTATGTTATCGAGGCAGCGACAGAAAATCTGGGAACCAAAAGTAAAATTTTCTCCCGGTTGGACAAAATTTGCCCTTCGCATACGATACTGGCTACCAACACATCTTCCTTGCCAATCACGGAGATTGCCGCGTCTACCAATCGGCCTGACAGAGTTGTCGGGATGCATTTCATGAATCCTGTACCTGTGATGAAACTTGTTGAAATTATCAGCGGCCATTTGACGGAAGATACGGTAATAGATATTACCGTGAATCTTGCCGTGAAGATGGGCAAGACTCCAGTAGTTGTAAATGATTACCCCGGTTTTGTTTCCAACCGGGTATTGATGCCGATGATCAATGAAGCCATTTTCTGTGTATATGAAGGCATAGCTTCGCCGGAGGGGGTTGATCAGGTTATGAGATTGGGCATGAATCACCCCATGGGGCCGCTGGAGCTTGCTGATCTGATCGGGCTGGATACCTGCCTGGCCATCATGGATGTGCTTCACGAGGGTTTTGGGGATCCCAGATATCGTCCTTGCCCCCTGTTGCGCCGTTACGTTAAAGCCGGGCTACTGGGAAGGAAAACGGGAAAAGGATTTTATCGGTACGATTGAATTTTGCTCCAAACAGTTCTCTTCAAGAACCCGGGCAGTTGAAGTATAATGAGTTGTAATATTTGCTATTTTGAACACAAATCTATCCATTCAAGCATTGGTAAAGAGGTGATAAGGTGTTTGATACAATTATTGTTGGAGGGGGTATAACCGGGCTTCAGCTTGGGGCACTGCTATCCCATGATGGTGAAAAAGTACTGATTCTGGAAAAAGGGAGCAGAACGGGAGGAAGAGCGGTCGTCCAGAAGAGAAAGGGTTTTATTGTCGATTATGGGGTTCACCTGATCAGGTTCGGCCCTCAAAGCGCAATATCAAAAACCTGCCGGCAGTTGGGTCATGAGATAGAATACGCTTCATTGGGAACATCCTGGGTTATGGATGCGGATGGCAAAACCAAAGTTTTTCCCACCGGGCCCAGAGCCTTCCTTACTACCAGACTGTTCAGCATCGGTGAAAAGTTCAGGATAATCAGGATGATGGGTAAAATCAGAAATGATGATCATACGCATCTACTGGATAAAAGTGTCAAGGAATGGATGGATGAGAATGATATCTCCGGAGGTTTGAGACGCTATTTTCACATGGTCAGTGCCTCGATAATGGTCTGTCCGTTTATCGAAAAAGCTTCGGCTGGTGAGATGCTCATCAACATGCAAAAGGTATTGCAGACCGGCATATCCGTCATGTATCCGAAAGGTGGATGGAAGCCGATAATGGAACTTTTGCAAAACAAAGTCAAGGAGCGTGGGGAGATACGCCTGAAATCCACCGTGGAGAAGATCAAGGTCAAGGACGGCAAGGCGGTGGGTGTTTTTGTGGATGGCAAGCTTCATGAAGCCAGAAAAGTTGTAATTTCAATCCCTTCCCATCAGTTGTCAAAGCTTCTGCCGGGCAGGGTTGATGATGACTACATTCAAAAATGCAAGAACAATCGCCCCACTGCCGGAATAGTGTTAGATTACGGTTTGAAACACTCCATATCGAATATCGATGGACTATGTTATCTCTACAATCCGATGTCATTCGGTTTTTTCACTTCAAACGTGGAGCCATCGCTGGCACCGGAAGGCAAACAATTGTTTACCTGGTTGCAGCCTCTGCCCGAAAACAAGATAAAAGACAGGCCCTGGGCCAAGAAGAGGGAGGCTGAACTGGAAAAGGCACTTTTCAAATTCTTTCCGAAACTGGAGAAGGCCATAGAATGGCGCAGAATTCTGTTTCTGCCGGTTGTCGATGGTACCGAAGTAAACATTGAACAGACCGAAGACAAAAGGCCTTCCGCCATGGTTCCCGGCGTGGGGAATCTGTATCTGGTAGGGGATTCGGTAGCAGCACCCGGCGCTGGCGGGGATGTGGGGCATGAATCCGTACATGTTACCTACGAAGCAATTCGGAATGGCCACCGAGATTGACACGGAAGGGAGGTATTGGATCTTGCCGACGATATTCTTTTATGGTCCCGAACTGGACAAAGAAAAAAAGAAAGAGATGATCAGTTCCTTTACCCAAACAGCCAGCAAGCTGACAGGCATTGCTGAATCCGCTTTTGTCGTTTATTTGAGACCAAGCGGCCCGGAAAGTGTAGGTGTTGGCGGGGAACTGCTCGAGGAACTTCAGAAAAGGCAGAAGTAAATTCATTTCAACATCTATTGCCAGGGGCGGCTCCCAACATGGCCGCCCCTTTATTTTTGGCCCCGGGCATGAATATAATGCCAGGCCGCAAATGCTTGACCGCATATGCAAAAGAGGTATAATCATTACTATGTTCATTATGAGCGATGTAACAAATAATAAATAACAAGGAGGTGGCATCATGGTCCACGATGGTGGAAATTATTTGGATAATGACAGGAGCCCAACAGACGATCAGTCCGATGACAACGGTGGAATGTCTTACAGGCGTGGGAATATCATTACAACTGTCTTGCTGATAATATTGATTGTCGGCGCATTGATTGTAAACCTGGTTTTTTTCCAGCGTAGCCATGTCGCCGTGATGGTAAACGGAGAAAAAATTACCAAGGACGAACTCCTTGAAAATATGATTGAAGGCGGCGGTGAAACTATCGTCGAAAGCCTGATCAATGAAAAGTTGATTTTTCAGGAAGCCAGGAAGCTGAAAATTACCGTTGATGAAGGGGAAATCGAGAAAAAAATTGATGAGATAGTTTCACAATTTGGTTCCGAGGAAGAATTTTACCAATTGTTGGAGGAATACGGAGACACCATTGAAAATTTACAAAACAGATTCAGATCGCAGATCTTGCTTGAAAAAATAATTTTGGCGGATGAAGACATATCCGATCAGGATCTGGAAAAATATTTTCAAGAAAACCGTTCCATGTTCGATGTCCTGTCCGAGGTTCAGGCCCGGCATATTCTGGTTGAAACAAAGAGTGAAGCGGAAGATGTGATTGCCCGTCTGGCGCAAGGGGAAGCTTTTGCGGATCTTGCCCGCGAGCTTTCCCTGGACATGTTTACCCGGGAAGATGGAGGGAAACTTGAACCATTGTTCAAACCGGTCAACGAGGAAGCGGAAGATACTCTGGTGGAGGCTGCCTTTGCATTGGAAAAAGGTGAATACAGCGCACCGGTTGAAACGGGAGAAGGGTTCCATGTCATTGAAGTTCTTGATAAAAAAGAAGGACGTGCTGTTAAATTCAGCGAGGTAAGGGATGATGTGCGTGAGGAATACCAGAACAGTATAATCGATTCCAAAGCGCAACAATTGATCGAACGGCTACGTGAGGAAGCCAAAATAAAGATCATGTACGAAAAATGATTCGTGTAGGGAGAAACCCGGCAGCAATGCCGGGTTTTTTTGTCGTTTCTTGCTGTTCCGAACATCCCGGGCATGACAAAAAGATGAAATACGGGAACGGATACAATTATAATATCGATAAGAGGAACAGGAAGATCGTTCAAAACGTAGAACCAAGTATCACATGGACAAAATATTGGTAAACCATATGGAAAGGAAGGTGACCCCCCAGACACCCCGGATATCGGGGATCTATTTTTTGTAGGTACGCAGGGAAAACGGCATTATATCGATATTAACAAGGAGGTCAGAAAATGCCTATCGATCTTTCAGTTGTTGGCAAGGAATTGCAACCCTTGGAATATACATATACATCCAAAGACACGATTCTGTATGCACTGGGTGTCGGTGCCGGAGAAGAACCGGATGAGCTGAAATTCGTATATGAAAATGAATTGCTGGCTCTGCCCACCTTCGGGGTAATTCCGCCTTTTCCGGCATTGTTGGGTCTGGCTGCCGTGGATGGCGTGGATATCAATCTGGCGATGTTGCTCCACGGAGAACAGTATCTGGAAGTTCTGAAACACCCGATACCGGTTGAAGGGAGGCTTACCTCGAAGCCCAAAATTTCAGCTGTTTTTGACAAGGGGAAAAGTGCGCTGGTTGAACTTGATGCCGTAACCGTGAATGAGAAGAATGAAGACATTTTCTTTAACAGGTTTGGTGTGGTTATTCGTGGGGAAGGAGGGTTTGGCGGTGAAAGGGGCCCCGATGCAGGAAACGAACCTCCAGCCCGTGAGCCGGATAGGGTGGTGAAAATGAAAACTTTACCCCAACAAGCTTTGATATACAGATTGTCGGGTGATTACAACCCCTTGCATGCGGATCCTGCTTTTGCAGCCATGGCCATGTTCGATCGGCCGATCTTGCACGGACTGTGTTCATTTGGTTTTGCAGGGAGGGCGGTGCTGCGGGAATATGCCGATAATGATCCGACGATGTTCAAATCCATAAAGGTTCGTTTCTCCAGGCCTGTTTACCCCGGTGATACGATTGTAACCGAAATGTGGAAGGAATCGGAAGAGAAAATAGTTTTTCGCTGCAAGACCGGGGAAAGGGAGGAGTATGTTCTTACCAATGGCGCGGTGACGCTAAACATTTGAAATGCCATGGAATGTTCCCGGCCGATTGTTGCAGTGCCATTTTTATAAAAAGTTTCTGACCGGTAGTCGGATCAAAATAATTGTAA
It contains:
- a CDS encoding 3-hydroxybutyryl-CoA dehydrogenase; its protein translation is MQIENIFVVGAGQMGSGIAQVSSQAGCRVCMHDVAGASLKQGMDNIARSLDHLLSRGRISEKEREEIFSRIDTSSDLERAEDADYVIEAATENLGTKSKIFSRLDKICPSHTILATNTSSLPITEIAASTNRPDRVVGMHFMNPVPVMKLVEIISGHLTEDTVIDITVNLAVKMGKTPVVVNDYPGFVSNRVLMPMINEAIFCVYEGIASPEGVDQVMRLGMNHPMGPLELADLIGLDTCLAIMDVLHEGFGDPRYRPCPLLRRYVKAGLLGRKTGKGFYRYD
- a CDS encoding NAD(P)/FAD-dependent oxidoreductase, whose translation is MFDTIIVGGGITGLQLGALLSHDGEKVLILEKGSRTGGRAVVQKRKGFIVDYGVHLIRFGPQSAISKTCRQLGHEIEYASLGTSWVMDADGKTKVFPTGPRAFLTTRLFSIGEKFRIIRMMGKIRNDDHTHLLDKSVKEWMDENDISGGLRRYFHMVSASIMVCPFIEKASAGEMLINMQKVLQTGISVMYPKGGWKPIMELLQNKVKERGEIRLKSTVEKIKVKDGKAVGVFVDGKLHEARKVVISIPSHQLSKLLPGRVDDDYIQKCKNNRPTAGIVLDYGLKHSISNIDGLCYLYNPMSFGFFTSNVEPSLAPEGKQLFTWLQPLPENKIKDRPWAKKREAELEKALFKFFPKLEKAIEWRRILFLPVVDGTEVNIEQTEDKRPSAMVPGVGNLYLVGDSVAAPGAGGDVGHESVHVTYEAIRNGHRD
- a CDS encoding 4-oxalocrotonate tautomerase, whose product is MPTIFFYGPELDKEKKKEMISSFTQTASKLTGIAESAFVVYLRPSGPESVGVGGELLEELQKRQK